Sequence from the Thermotoga sp. SG1 genome:
AAACGAGAAATGTTCAGAATGTCTTCAGGTGTAAGATCGAGCCGATAGATTTTCTTTAAAACACTTGAATCTCCGAAGAAATCCATGGAAACCACATCTGCAAGATCTCTTGCCAGATGAGACTTTTGAAAGCCCACATGAAAGTTGTAGAGAAGATCGTACTTTTTCTTGTATTCTCGCAATTCATTTTCATATCGATCAAAGGGGATGGAGCCGTCAAAAAGCATTCCACCACTTATCAGAAAACTTCTGTAGCCTTTTTCTACGTAAACTGGTATCTCCTCAACGGAGATCATGTGTTTCAGATAGTGAGCACCGCAGTGAGGACAGTTCAGAGTGCAAAACGTTCCCGTTACACTCACAGGGATCGTGTGGGATGGATCGACCGTCACGGACAACACCTCTTTTTTTAGAAGATCATACAAAATGATACCATTTTGGAGTTAAAATTTCTGGGGGTGATGGTATGAGAAGGTATCTGGTACTGTTTCTTGTTCTTCTGATCAGTGTGTTCCTTCTTGGTGTCAGACTCACGATTCTTCATGTTAACGACACCCATGGACACGCCTGGGCATTCGACGAATATCAAAATCCAGGAATAGG
This genomic interval carries:
- a CDS encoding radical SAM protein, giving the protein MTVDPSHTIPVSVTGTFCTLNCPHCGAHYLKHMISVEEIPVYVEKGYRSFLISGGMLFDGSIPFDRYENELREYKKKYDLLYNFHVGFQKSHLARDLADVVSMDFFGDSSVLKKIYRLDLTPEDILNISRFYRKVVFHITVGILGGRISHEEKALEILSKETDSVVLNVFIPTSNTPFGKHSPPDPKEILRIFEKARKLFKTVVLGCMQPKGVYRKDLQIIVKDLVDVVTKPVDGSGKFKGCCAFAISE